CAATCTTATtaagatcaagtagatccagcatgttcagaATGGTTTTGAAGTTACAAACTACtcaactttaaaaataattatggaaagtagcaaaaggtttgagatggtataaccatgctttgattctctgtcatgtgtcatttaaaagaaaaaaggcaTGTTGCAATGAGTAGACACTTctgaattggtgtaatttgccctaAAACAATGACGgcatcatttatatttacatgtgtatttataaatCGAAAAAGCGTAGCAGACAACATTTCTGGTGTCTGGTGTTTCATGTAACGACACGGCAGTtaccccccttcgaagaagtgTTGGCTAAGACTTGATTCGATCATAAAAAGATGAATGCATTCTGTGCACCACTTCAAAGTACGTTTCGTATGtaagtgtaaatataagttGCATGCAACACTGAGTAACGAATAAATAATGATACTGTTAAAAACGGTTAAATAAACATGGAACGgttataatacttttttattgataaaataaaagaaaacaaacaaattcagCATATACACATTATCATACACTTCatgcgccctttgatgcttcgAATCAATGGTTTTTCTTGTTGAACATTAAGAATGAGTCAAATGCATATGTTAATTATGCAAGCCTCAATCTCCACCAGGAGCTTTGTCTTACGTACAGCGATactgttttatactttaattggaCAGACGTCGAAAAGACGTTTGTATAATTTAGTCATTCACTTTCACAAGCGAGCAAAAATATATCGAAATGGACTTAAATAatgtaacatacatgttttgtcatttacatgtatcttttttaatgtattCACCTGTCCCTCCATCTCTCCTCCAACCGTGAACTCTTGACCCAGTCTAAACTTGGACTCATTTCCCTTAGGCCCGGCCGATATATTGACTGAAATCTCCTCGCCATCTACCGATATTGTTATTGTTGGGCTCAGGGACATTGCCATCTTCCTTTTGAGGTAACCTATACCTGAAACCCAGGTGAATGACTGAATATGAATAATGAGTAcgaaaaaatatgtatttaatctATACAGCTCATTAAATGTCAGATTAACACAAATATCCTCTACTACTATTACAGACAAATCGTGTTTTTATGGTTgtgtatgtgttcatgctctatGAATGCAGGATCAGATTTCTTTTCCATTTACCCCATAGcaattatttggacaattacAAGCGTGCCTTCCTGCGTTCATGCATACAGCGTGTTCACCTAAAACTGTTATTAATCCTAAATTTAAAAAGGAATGTTTATGACTTAGAAAACTAAGAAGATAGTAATAATTTTTACAATTGTGGCttcattaataaatatgtatgctTTATAACATTATAGTGAAATATTCGAATGCAAATAACATACCAATAGCGGTAAGATATTCCTCAAACTTCTCACTTTTCGTATGCGTCCATTTCCCTTCAAATAAGGTTTTGATTTCACTCGCCATAATATCTGTATGctactttatttataaaaccaGCAGAACTTTAATGCACAACTACAGGTAAACTGCGATCAGCTTACTTTAACGTTATAATAGTCAGGCTAAAAAACACTCTATTTGTAGTGGTAACACAATTAATCAATTCATCAATGAAGGGATGATGGCTTCACTGGCTATATATACAGTCAGAAGCATTAAACAGAAGTGGTTATAATGTAGAACGAATAACAATATTGGTTATAAAGTAGAACGAATCGTATTGCAAGTATAAATGCCACAGGCGAATGATAACGACCGTACGTATTCCGGTCAGGATACTAGCCTGAGGCCATTATTATCTAAAGTGCTTTACTTGTGCACGTCACTGACATTACctcaacaataaaaatattgtataaataccTCATCGCCTTGGATGATCGACTAAATAATTGGgtggatttttttcttcatttgttatcaaaattttatatcaCGAACACAGAAATTAAAACTTATACAGTCGATCACCGTTTGCTCAATTTTCAAGGGACCAACGAAAATACCTCAAGCCTCGAAAATTTCGGATTAAGCGGGATTTTACCTTCAGTTAAAAGAAATCGATTCTTTACATTAAGTTCGACCCAACgaagaattcgagccaagcgaattcgagcaAACGGAGTTcggctgtttttttttttaatttaatggtCAAATGATACAAGCTCTAGATTAATTATTAACAACACGATCATTATAACAATATTGAATTCACGcgtgttcttgttgttgttgttgattttgatgttgttgttgtggttgtccCAAAATGGTAATCGAATTCATCACATTTATTCAGTCTAATTCATGCACACCATGAAAATATTGAGATAATTGATCAAGACAATTCAATTCAGAGGTTCAAATAGAGCATTCAAAGAGATAGCATACATTCAAGTTTATCAAATTTCCAGATATGCCCGTAAACAAGcagtttaatgaaataatgttcatgttaaaggggctgtactcggtatgatgaaatagcgacaaaaaaaggataaaattgtcggaaactgacataaacttggtatcaatgtgtcCAATGCACTGAAATTTTCTAACTTTAATAcaacatagttaacaatttatttatatttcgcagttttttcgtatttttttcattaaaaaagattactaggtatgtcacctattataattcattccttatgcgttattggctagtcgatgttatcacgtgatattaccaagctaggtatattgcttaaatattccaactgcgtagggtaagccttcgtagcacagtggattgTCCAAAGATTCGttagagaaaaaaaactttattggtgccaatctggtgtacagtccctttaaaatttatcacatgttttttctttttaaaacattcatttcaaacAAAGTATCTGCTGTTATAGCTTAATTCGTTTGATAATATATCAGAATTAGATGGGTTGACAGTGATAACAGCATATCATATATCATTACCTAATGCTTGATTTTTTCACAACGTATTAGTCCCAGCAACTGCTTATTCTTGTCAAATATAGCCTTGAATAAACGGCAAAAAAATATCGAAGACTAAGataaaaatcttgttttattgttcttttaacCTTATCTGTATACATTACTTCAATAGGCcataaaaaaatccgtcaagtCCAAAGGACAGTTACAATTTAAGATCCGTTGACCTTTCTGGCAATCATGCTGAAATTGATTTAACACTTCAAAGagataatttatattaatattgtgATATAAGAAACAATTCAGATATACTTGTTGTAGAATGCTCAAGTTTACAGTAAACGTTATAATGgtcacaaataatgaaattgatgGAAAACAACGATTTGACAgcacattgttgttgttgtttttccgaCTCGACATTCTTTGAAACTATCTTTCCGTTTGAGAACAAATTTACTCATTGTGGCCAAgctaaaatgtaaaagaaatttacAACTGCAGTGGagattaacttttaaaataacattagtaaacttacaaaaaaaatgtattaaaggggttaaaacatgacaaattcGGGCATTAGTTTGATAATTGGACCATTTGTGGCCTCTGTGATTTGGAAAGTGATTACTTTATACTGTTATCAATTGCAGGAAACAAACTTACACTTCTGCCAGTAAACTAATTATTTGGAATCTCAGTCAACAAAACTATATGTTACTTAAACTTGTCTTAATTGGATCGTGCATATTCCTTTCTGGGATTCTGAAAAATGGGTGATTACGACcaaaatacacatacaagtgTATAACATTGATAGATGCATGCTGTATTGGAAAGCACACCGTCTTAAAAAACAACCTGTTGttaaaaaaacgttttcaaaTGACGCCAATAGTTCTGCCCCTAAAGGAAAGGCACGCTTTATTGACAACGAATATCTTACTGACATGTGGTGCGAGTATGGCATAATCATTGCGTTGGTTGAATCTGTGGCATCCAAAAAAAGCTGATTATTGTTCTTCTGATGGATGGACTAAATGTGGACCGACTTCAAGTTCTTAGGCTTCTGCGAGATAAATGGTCGCAGAAGTATCCCGAATCTGAGAACGGGAATAAGCTTGAGACCTTGTGGAATGAACttgtcattgaaataagaaagtagATGAATTCATATTGATATGGTGTTCAGTAACATTAagttcagatttatattatGATTCTCGaagtttttacttttctttgttgtttgtgtGGACGATATTTTTCGTATGTCATTTGTTAGTTTGTAAATAGTTCACAATCCAATCTTTCTATCAGTCTTAgccatttatcaataaaattgtttaatttgaaatatatattaaaaatcgAACACAAATGGATCTTTtatctgttttcattttgaagGTTTGCTAAGggcatgttttgtttattttcttatttatgttaataataaagCAGCTGCAAACCCATAGCAACAAGGTGGTTACAATACATCAAGCTTTTGATTACAATAGAGGAGTGACGACATGGTCTATCTATCACGcggttgttttatttatttcaatattatcttgtggactttaaaatgttttatatattcagATGTTTACCGAAAGGCATTCAAAGCCAAATATTATACTTTCACATTAACAGACCTAAGGTACAAGATATTACGGgcaaaaaagaaatgttttatgcgtttctgtaaattaaagctgcactctcacagatttaccaattttacaacttttttattttttgtcttggaaagagcaaatttttgcataaatatttgcaaaccaatgatataagattgctttcatatttccgttcggaaattaatgttttatggcctaaaccgctactaacggtttaagaaaaatgcataacacatcaattttttatattaaatataaaaatctgcgatccaattttttgtcagcagtcttttttAAACGCTTTCCATGGATTATCGCAAAAAATtcgctcgttccaagacaaaaaataataaagttgtcaaaacgttcaatctgtgagggtgcagctttaaacagttCAGGCACTTAAGACTCTTTTTTAATGTAGCAAAGAGTCTCGAGTCGGTGCGTCTCGTTTGTGCCTAACAAGCATAACTTAAATATCCTCATTTGAAGACGAAGTTATACATCAAgttattgtgtatatattgtgtATATAAATGAACGTGATTCCTTGCAGTTCTGGACATTGTTTATCATATGTcatatgaaaatttataaattgtaaGCACTCCAATTATTAAATCAGTCTAAACCAATCATTACTAAAgctgtataaaataattattacaatacgaATACAGATCCtaaacaaacatgcatttattgTCCTGGGCAGTGAGGACATGTTAAGTTAATTTTTAACGTTTAATGATAATGAAACTGCAAACACATATTGACGAGGTGGTAACAATTGATGCGGGAAGACTTTGGTTGGAATAGATGGGGAATGTCCTGGGCTACGTTTATTTGTAACAAGGTGATTAAAATAGATGAGGAAAGTCTTTGATTACACTAGCTAAGGGAAGTTTTTGGTTACAATGGATGGAGGAAGTAATGGGTTAAATAACATGGTTTAGTGTAAGAAGGTTCTTTCATTAGATGAGGAAATTATTTGGATACATTTATGCCTGTATGATCAcgtcaataaaatattgtggACTATACCagaacatgtataaatgaactgtcgattacaaataaaactaaaatcgCATTTgcaacaatacaaatataaaaccttGCATAGCACATTATAATTTCAAGTTCAAAGGTTCACAGCAAAATATACTAATTGTGGATCTCGCAATTATATGATAGCCCTAAACACCGTCTCTCAAACATCTCTGTCTCGGTGTGACCAGCTTAACCTGTAAAGTGAATTCAGTTAAACAGACAAAGAGTTCCGCCCAATGTGTTGATAAGAccttacatttctttaaaatggtatCAGAAATACATGCTTTAAGAGTATGGTCCACAATTTATGGCAAatcaatatataacattttgttcATACAACGAAGCTCTTGTTACCGCACTGAGCAGACGAACATTAAACTCTAAGGGCCTCTTACAGTCATGTAGCACCAAATGCCTAGTTCCTTTtctaaaacacaatttaaaaaaagaaactaaCCTTCACCCCATGCTCGACCCCCCAAGTAACATAGGACCGGGCATCGGTTTTATGATAACCTCTCATTATATCTCTACGCAAATTCTAACTTCAAAGACTATGAACCATACAGTTTTCGCCTTCAGACTGCAGTATCTACTATTGGTCAGCAAGATGTTACCACTAGTGTTAAGATTTACTACtgagaaataaaatcaatgttgttgtgttttttgtttgttttttcttgcaaCGGTGGATATATTGCACCTTTTATAATGCTTATTTACAATAACTGCTTATTCTGCTATAGCAATATTATACACAGAAAAATCACCAACAGTTATTAGTGAAAACGTATGTGCTTGGTGAATGCTAATTTCGgaaatgtaatcaaatattttgtgtaatcTTGGTCATGCCCCTTCTAATTCTAGACTTAACTTATTACTGGCAGAAACGAAAACTGTTTTAAGCATGTATACTATGAAACTTATTTgtatgcaattttatttaatttagacaataatttcatataaaatttcCTCATACAATTTCTTTACCGAAATCGTAAGACTATTCAATTACTTAACGCACAAAAAGCGGAAGAATTCGATATCTCCTTATGTCGCACGGGTTTTACATAGGTGCGTTTCGTTAGTTTTTGTGCGAAACAATGGGTATTAGGTTTTATCGAAAACATCCCCATTGAAGAggaaaatataaatctttatttttcttGCTTCTGTCTGTTGAATACTGGGGCTATTTCAAGGTTACACCAAACGGAACGATGGATTATAAAATGGTGAGTTAACAGATCTTAATATCAAGCAATACAGTAGTTCAGCAAATAATGCGATGTGCTTTAAACAAACTGAAAAATAGAAATCcgcattaattttattttctttatacttCATTGACTATATACAACATTGTCGGATATTTTTCTATCAAAGAAGTAAAACGTATTGTTTACGTCTTGGTAAAGCTATAAAGTTATCCGCCTGTCCAAATAAACAATTCTAAAATCATGAACGACTCGTTTGAACAAATCATACTACTTGCAATAAAATTACAtctatattcaaatgaaatgaaattatgcTGAAGGTTAAACCATTTTAGCAATCGTAATGCCGATCATTGGTGATTCATGAGTTGCTGGGCTTGTCCTTGCATTCTCATTTAGTTTGATTGGAAGCTCTGAAGATTTTATCTTTGAGATCAATCGAGTAAAAACATtcttcattaaaagaaaatagaaCGAGTTTGAGGCGTTTGACccataaccccccccccccccccactgaaGTTCTTTATTCGATTACGGTTCAAACGCAGTAACCCCAAAGTTTATTTAATGAagttatgttaatatataagttgtttagctttgttGTATAGAGCCGTTATGTGGTTCACGTCAAGTGTCAGAAAAGGCTTGTGCATggtttttcttttaacatttgaaaactggtattgatcttatttttgtcGTTAACACTTGGAAcatcatagaaaaaaacacttgttttgtaTGATACCATACAGGTGGAATGTTAGATAGAGCTGTTATTTTGGTTTTGAAGAAATTAGTTCTTAAGGCGACACGTAGACATTTTAGTCCCTGATTCATATATGTAAAGCATAAACCTATGATTGATGTGAGATAATCAAGGCAATAGCAAAATTACTGTACAACTTGAACCCTGATACCGGAGTTCCTTGGTAAGAAACGAGTGTGAAGACTTTTCTGGTTGTACATACTTTGTTCATACTTTCAGGCCTTCCCCATCGGATATAACGTTTGGATTTTGATTTTTGTCGTAGTTAATGCTCAAAATGAGGTGGTGGAAGAACACGCTGGTCCTAGCACAGACTGTACCAAAAGTACACGTGATGAATCAAACTCATCAGTTGCCATTAACGGTTCAACCTGTTCTTTACAACGCATCGGGTGTGGCAAACAGCTAGCTTGCGACAGGAAACTGTTTGACAGTATCCCAGTTGAATACCCCCATATCTTGGATGTAAAGATATGTTCTCTGAACCTGAGTAATAACTTGATTTCTGATATTCCAAACAAGGCTTTCCATCACTCAGGGTTAAggttagaaaatatttaaaatctgtACTTAGATGATAACATGATACAGTTCATATGCCCAGAAGGATTCTATGGGCTTACGAATCTTCAGTTTCTCAACCTCTCTGCAAACAAACTAACTTGGCCGGACAGTTTTATGAATGGAATATTCGCACCGATAGTTAGATTGGAATCATTAAACTTACATGGCTCAAAATTCAGTACCTTTACAGGCTTGGGTGAAGAAATGAAAATGCTGAAGAATCTGAGAAGTTTGTCCATGAGTCCATCACCTAGAGCTGGACATCTTTTCTTTGAGAAGGAGTTTTTGGAACTGAAGAACCTTGTAAACATaagtttttatgatatgtttggCGATTGCAAGATCTACAATATAAGTGACAAAGCATTCCAGAACGTCCCATATGTGAAAGTTCTTAATCTCGACAATTGCCATATCAAAACAATAGGTCGACAGGCATTTAAGCCTATGAACAGTTCCCTTCATGCCCTTCATTTATCACAAAACGAAAACCTCAAGTTTTCAGACATGAACGACGCTTTGGCTGGCTTGGAAAACTCAAGCGCATTGATTACGTTAAGAGCCAATCAGATACACCATTTCTCTGGTTTAGGTATAGCCCTGCAAGTTTAAGACATCCAATAccttaaaacacttaaataacTGCAGTATTTGTATCTGGATCTAAACAAAATCGAGGTTttagataagaaaatattatttcctaTGTATATGCTACCACGATCACTCACGACAGTAACCCTTGTAGGAAACAGGCTAGTGGTTGGCGATTATATTTATTACTTGTTCAAAGCAACAAACATCACATGTGTTGATATATCCGGGCATCATCTTAATTACAATCCATTGCCACACTACGCACCACAAGCTGTAGTTCAAAGTACAAGTTTATTTGGTTGTTTCAAATCTTTTACCGGAAATACAACTTGGACAATAAATGTGAATGAAGactttgtaaaaatgttttacagtcAAATGGCGTCGTCAGATTGGGCTGATATCTacgataaagaagattttaacTTTACATTCAAGTGTAGATGTGATAGAATGCATGCAAGTGGACTGGTGTGCTTATCAGCCGatgttgaacaaataaaatggGGCAATAGTCATATATATACCAAGATCTATCCAATGATTATCTGCGCTAATAAGAACCTAAGATCCATTGATATTTCCGGAAATATACTGTACATGTGGGAAGGACCTGTATTAGGACtacaacatttaaaacgtttagATTTGTCAAACAACTATTGTACATACATACACGATGTGTTTTTCATCGGATTTACAGACCTGGAATACTTAAACATATCCAAAAACAGTCTAACGGAGAATTTCAATCCTGCAAGCAATAAATACAATGTTGATaagctttttcaaaattcaaagaATTTGAGAAATCTTGACATGTCTGAAGTTAAAATTAACGTTTTAGCGAggtctgtttttcaaaacttgatAAAACTGGAGCGTTTGTGGCTTGATCAGAACTACCTCAATGTCTGGTCTGCTGAGCTAAAGACCTTTAGCCTTCAACTGTTATCAATTGCAGGAAACAAGTTTACATTTCTCCCTGAAAACTTAACTACTTATCTCAATGCACAGGTCACGAAACATAATGTTACTTTAAATATGTCATATATGTCTCTTGAATGCTCATGCGAGCAGCTGCCATTCTGGAAATGGTTGAGTACGACCAAAGTACACATACGAGCGGATAAAGTCTATCAATGCATGCTAAATGGGAAACCGCAACGGGTTAAAT
Above is a genomic segment from Mya arenaria isolate MELC-2E11 chromosome 2, ASM2691426v1 containing:
- the LOC128202949 gene encoding toll-like receptor 4, with amino-acid sequence MYMLPRSLTTVTLVGNRLVVGDYIYYLFKATNITCVDISGHHLNYNPLPHYAPQAVVQSTSLFGCFKSFTGNTTWTINVNEDFVKMFYSQMASSDWADIYDKEDFNFTFKCRCDRMHASGLVCLSADVEQIKWGNSHIYTKIYPMIICANKNLRSIDISGNILYMWEGPVLGLQHLKRLDLSNNYCTYIHDVFFIGFTDLEYLNISKNSLTENFNPASNKYNVDKLFQNSKNLRNLDMSEVKINVLARSVFQNLIKLERLWLDQNYLNVWSAELKTFSLQLLSIAGNKFTFLPENLTTYLNAQVTKHNVTLNMSYMSLECSCEQLPFWKWLSTTKVHIRADKVYQCMLNGKPQRVKYLADFIKFVNTLEHVECKDQKWITWPISGSSALVAVMLTLFISTIVYRNRWKLRYVYYSRKRRYVHAGFDRLFSNDAMFSYAKGKGKLYQELRRSFARAHP
- the LOC128222570 gene encoding myelin P2 protein-like, whose amino-acid sequence is MASEIKTLFEGKWTHTKSEKFEEYLTAIGIGYLKRKMAMSLSPTITISVDGEEISVNISAGPKGNESKFRLGQEFTVGGEMEGQAIATFEAGKLSVNITPKDSSKKKQTVTREIVDGGLVQTMEVDGVICKRFFKRS